One window of the Cryptomeria japonica chromosome 7, Sugi_1.0, whole genome shotgun sequence genome contains the following:
- the LOC131855907 gene encoding leucine-rich repeat receptor-like serine/threonine/tyrosine-protein kinase SOBIR1, with protein sequence MALKCSLLALSVLFFHVFLVSSLHAFKTEHQDGLFRGLDHDVQVLLELRRSLEVDSSFWDTSESPCEWFGVDCDEITTNDGVGKEKRVVHLELDSKQLKGRLSPAIGRLSELKNLSFANNLLVGRIPKEIASCLKLEVVDLSGNKLSGPIPSEFGNLRNLKVLHLSDNSLSGEISVLSLRTRSSPDGLSKGPFPCLEYLNLANNHLTGMIPYHMARISTLESIFLNGNMFVGPIPQSLGSLPSLEVLDLHNNFLHGKIPPTLVNNSSKLRSLDVSGNFLVGRISSSFGRLRTLRFLNVSNNNLEGPIPWGAWFKYGADPSAFSGNTRLCGRPLKACPKTATSDLSSSTSLSPSSSQLSAQDQLEKQQSQSLFSGVFRSIPESSLSTAPKTRFVLENFGKPPPSLAPAPAPSQNYTRNGTQAPPPPKHKKKKKLSITKWVLGDSLGLLTGAISAVMCSFLYRMLLYCIRGRSKDQGAKIYSSLIKKAEDLAFLNTEDGLRSAELIGKGGSGEVYRTQLRDGREIAIKKIAQPSLNSTDISDEDTKLLDKRRRQIRAELDTLGHIRHRNLVTLLAYIARPDCHLLIYDYMKNGSIHQALERVAEGTLELAWPVRHKIAMGIATGLQYLHFHSTPKIIHRDLKPGNILLDENFEAHVADFGLAKALPDTATHATTSNVAGTVGYIAPEYHQTLKFTDKCDVYSFGVVLAVLVTGKNPYDDFFQTIPQASIPRWLRNVVGSETASCAIDPQIRGQGYDDEIFLVMKVACFCTDDDPNKRPNTREVLTMLSQIRE encoded by the coding sequence ATGGCCTTGAAGTGCAGTTTGCTAGCACTTTCTGTActcttcttccatgtttttctgGTGAGTTCTCTTCATGCTTTTAAGACTGAGCATCAGGATGGTCTTTTTAGAGGCCTTGATCATGATGTTCAAGTTCTTCTTGAGTTGAGGAGATCACTGGAGGTGGACTCATCATTCTGGGACACATCAGAGTCTCCATGTGAATGGTTTGGTGTGGACTGTGATGAGATCACTACAAATGATGGTGTGGGGAAGGAGAAAAGGGTAGTGCATCTGGAATTGGATTCCAAACAGTTGAAAGGACGCTTATCTCCTGCAATTGGAAGGCTTTCTGAGCTGAAAAATCTTTCTTTTGCTAATAACTTGCTGGTTGGAAGGATCCCAAAAGAGATTGCTTCTTGTCTGAAGTTAGAAGTTGTGGACCTGAGTGGAAACAAGCTTTCTGGACCAATTCCTTCAGAATTCGGCAATCTCAGGAACCTCAAGGTATTGCATCTCTCTGATAACTCTCTCTCTGGTGAGATTTCAGTCCTTAGTTTGAGAACTAGAAGTAGTCCTGATGGCTTATCAAAAGGTCCTTTTCCATGTCTTGAATATCTCAATTTGGCCAACAATCATCTCACAGGTATGATTCCTTATCATATGGCCAGGATTTCGACCTTAGAATCTATTTTTCTAAATGGTAATATGTTTGTAGGACCCATTCCTCAAAGTTTGGGTTCTTTACCATCTTTGGAAGTCCTTGACCTGCACAACAATTTTCTCCACGGTAAGATCCCGCCAACATTAGTAAACAATTCCAGCAAACTGCGTTCCTTAGATGTGTCAGGAAATTTCCTAGTAGGAAGAATTTCTTCTTCCTTTGGAAGGCTACGAACTCTGAGGTTTCTAAATGTTTCTAACAACAATTTGGAAGGTCCTATTCCCTGGGGAGCTTGGTTCAAGTATGGAGCTGACCCAAGTGCTTTCTCTGGGAATACTAGACTCTGTGGCCGGCCACTAAAAGCTTGTCCGAAAACAGCAACCTCTGATTTGTCTTCTTCAACATCGTTATCACCATCTTCTTCACAGCTCTCGGCACAAGATCAACTGGAGAAACAACAATCTCAAAGCCTTTTTTCAGGTGTTTTTAGGTCAATTCCTGAATCTTCACTCTCAACTGCTCCAAAAACTCGGTTTGTGTTAGAAAATTTTGGTAAGCCACCTCCATCTCTAGCACCAGCTCCAGCTCCAAGTCAAAACTACACAAGAAATGGTACCCAAGCCCCACCACCACCAAagcataagaagaagaagaagttgtcaATTACAAAGTGGGTTTTGGGTGATTCATTGGGACTACTAACAGGAGCTATCTCTGCAGTTATGTGTTCATTTTTGTATAGAATGCTCTTGTACTGTATCCGTGGAAGATCCAAGGATCAGGGTGCTAAGATTTACAGTTCCTTAATTAAAAAGGCTGAGGATTTAGCCTTCTTAAATACAGAGGATGGTCTCAGATCAGCAGAGCTCATAGGAAAAGGGGGTTCAGGGGAAGTTTACAGGACACAGCTTCGAGATGGCAGGGAAATTGCCATTAAGAAAATTGCTCAACCATCTCTCAATTCAACAGATATATCAGATGAAGACACTAAGCTTCTGGACAAAAGAAGGCGACAAATTCGTGCAGAATTGGATACTTTAGGCCATATAAGGCATAGAAACCTTGTTACTCTTCTAGCCTATATTGCAAGGCCTGATTGCCATCTATTAATCTATGATTATATGAAAAATGGTAGTATCCATCAAGCCTTAGAAAGAGTTGCAGAAGGCACTCTGGAATTAGCATGGCCTGTTCGTCACAAGATTGCCATGGGAATTGCTACAGGCCTACAGTACTTGCATTTCCACAGCACTCCAAAAATCATTCATCGTGATCTGAAGCCTGGAAACATCCTCCTTGATGAGAACTTTGAGGCCCATGTTGCAGATTTTGGCCTTGCAAAGGCCCTCCCTGACACAGCCACACACGCTACTACCTCAAATGTCGCAGGAACAGTGGGGTACATTGCCCCTGAATATCACCAGACCTTAAAGTTCACAGACAAGTGTGATGTTTATAGTTTTGGGGTTGTTCTTGCTGTTTTGGTTACAGGTAAAAATCCATATGATGATTTCTTTCAAACAATCCCACAGGCTAGTATTCCAAGATGGTTAAGAAATGTGGTGGGTTCAGAAACAGCATCTTGTGCCATAGATCCACAGATTAGAGGACAGGGCTATGATGATGAAATCTTCCTTGTCATGAAGGTTGCTTGCTTTTGCACTGATGATGACCCCAACAAGCGACCTAATACCAGAGAGGTACTCACCATGCTTTCACAAATCAGAGAATAA